Proteins found in one Zea mays cultivar B73 chromosome 1, Zm-B73-REFERENCE-NAM-5.0, whole genome shotgun sequence genomic segment:
- the LOC103631763 gene encoding putative vesicle-associated membrane protein 726 isoform X2 yields MGQQRTLVYSFVARGTIVLADHAEVSGNFASVAAQCLQKLPANNNRFNYNCDGHTFNYHIHDGFTYCVVATESAGRQLPVGFIERVKDDFSKKYSGGKAKTANANGLKREYGPKLKEHMKYCDQHPEEIDKLAKVKAQVTEVKGVMMQNIEKVLDRGEKIELLVDKTEDLRAQAQDFRQQGTKIRRKMWWENMKMKLIVFGIVVALILLIVLTVCKDFDC; encoded by the exons ATGGGGCAGCAGCGTACGTTGGTGTATAGCTTCGTGGCGCGAGGCACCATTGTGCTAGCGGACCACGCCGAGGTCTCCGGCAACTTTGCATCTGTTGCCGCTCAGTGCCTGCAGAAACTTCCTGCCAACAACAATCGTTTCAACTACAACTGCGATGGGCACACATTCAACTACCACATTCATGATGGATTTA CATACTGCGTTGTTGCTACTGAATCAGCTGGTCGACAGCTTCCAGTTGGATTTATTGAAAGAGTCAAGGATGATTTTTCCAAGAAGTATAGCGGAGGGAAAGCCAAAACTGCTAATGCTAATGGCCTCAAGCGAGAATATGG GCCTAAACTTAAAGAGCACATGAAGTATTGTGACCAGCACCCCGAGGAGATCGACAAGCTTGCAAAAGTGAAGGCTCAAGTCACAGAGGTCAAGGGAGTGATGATGCAAAACATCGAGAAG GTACTAGATCGTGGTGAAAAAATCGAACTTCTTGTGGATAAAACGGAGGATCTCCGAGCACAG GCACAAGATTTCAGGCAACAGGGAACGAAGATACGAAGAAAGATGTGGTGGGAGAATATGAAGATGAAGCTCATCGTTTTCGGCATCGTGGTTGCACTGATCCTCCTCATTGTCTTGACAGTTTGCAAGGACTTCGATTGCTG
- the LOC103631763 gene encoding putative vesicle-associated membrane protein 726 isoform X1 — protein sequence MGQQRTLVYSFVARGTIVLADHAEVSGNFASVAAQCLQKLPANNNRFNYNCDGHTFNYHIHDGFTYCVVATESAGRQLPVGFIERVKDDFSKKYSGGKAKTANANGLKREYGPKLKEHMKYCDQHPEEIDKLAKVKAQVTEVKGVMMQNIEKVLDRGEKIELLVDKTEDLRAQAQDFRQQGTKIRRKMWWENMKMKLIVFGIVVALILLIVLTVCKDFDCW from the exons ATGGGGCAGCAGCGTACGTTGGTGTATAGCTTCGTGGCGCGAGGCACCATTGTGCTAGCGGACCACGCCGAGGTCTCCGGCAACTTTGCATCTGTTGCCGCTCAGTGCCTGCAGAAACTTCCTGCCAACAACAATCGTTTCAACTACAACTGCGATGGGCACACATTCAACTACCACATTCATGATGGATTTA CATACTGCGTTGTTGCTACTGAATCAGCTGGTCGACAGCTTCCAGTTGGATTTATTGAAAGAGTCAAGGATGATTTTTCCAAGAAGTATAGCGGAGGGAAAGCCAAAACTGCTAATGCTAATGGCCTCAAGCGAGAATATGG GCCTAAACTTAAAGAGCACATGAAGTATTGTGACCAGCACCCCGAGGAGATCGACAAGCTTGCAAAAGTGAAGGCTCAAGTCACAGAGGTCAAGGGAGTGATGATGCAAAACATCGAGAAG GTACTAGATCGTGGTGAAAAAATCGAACTTCTTGTGGATAAAACGGAGGATCTCCGAGCACAG GCACAAGATTTCAGGCAACAGGGAACGAAGATACGAAGAAAGATGTGGTGGGAGAATATGAAGATGAAGCTCATCGTTTTCGGCATCGTGGTTGCACTGATCCTCCTCATTGTCTTGACAGTTTGCAAGGACTTCGATTGCTGGTGA